The DNA segment CATCTCCTTTATGCAAAACGGTACTACTGTTAAAAGGAATTTCGTGGTACTCCCTAGTCACTTTATCCAACATCAATCCATTGCCAAAACGTTTCCCAATTTCTCCAATGCTTTTTCCCGCAATGTCTTTATTGGTTACCGTAATATCCATCGTTGCCAATGGAAAGTTCAATAACTCTTCGTCCAAAACTTCTGGACCGATGGTTTTTGAAAGACCTTTCAAAATTATGCCGTGTTGGGCCATGATGACCATTATGTCATCTTTATTGATGACGGTGTCGGGCGTGGGCTCAATCAACTCCCCATTATGTCTCAAACGCTGGATAGCTAGTCCGAGATCAGTGTTAATCTTTTCAAATTCCGCAATGGTGAGTCCAATCCATTCTTTATTGGTAATTTGATACGCCCTGATAATCCATCTTTGATAGGCAGTATGCACTCCTGGTTCGTGTTCGGTTTCACCTGTTAAAGTCTTGCTCAATTTTGCACTCTCTTCTTTTAGATTAATTCTTAAAAGTTTTGGCGCAATTGTCGTCAAAAAGAAAACAAAAGAAGTGGCGCCAATGAGATAAGTTATGGAATAAGCAACAGGTATATTGTTTATCAATCGTGTTTTCTCCATTTCGGCAATAGGAAGATTATTGATGGTCTCGGATGCAGTTCCTATAAGGGTAGATTCCGAGAAAGCGCCTGCCAACAATCCGGCAGCAATTCCTGTGTCATAACCAAAGATTTTCGAAACTCCAAAAGCGATGAACAAGCAAGAAACACAAATAACAACAGTCAACATTAGTTGGGGAAAAGCATTCTTCTTGAGTCCTTGAAAAAATTGGGGGCCTACTTTATAACCCGTGGAGAAAAGAAAAAAATCAAAAAATATAATTTTGACAAGCGAAGGAACTTCAATATCCAATTGGCCTATAAGAACTCCAGCAAACAATGTTCCCAGAACAACGCCAATTTTAAACGAACCAATTTTTAAATATCCCAATGCAAATCCCAATGCCAATGTCAAAAAAACTGCCAATTCGGGATGCTCCCGCAAAATAGTTGTAATGAATATCATTTCTTTAAATTTAAAATTACTGGATAGTGAACTTAAAATTATAGATACTGCTAATTATGACATACAAATTTGGGATAGTAAATTTATTATTTTTTTTATTGATAAATCTTTAAAAGTCAGTTTT comes from the Flavobacterium limnophilum genome and includes:
- the aspT gene encoding aspartate-alanine antiporter — translated: MIFITTILREHPELAVFLTLALGFALGYLKIGSFKIGVVLGTLFAGVLIGQLDIEVPSLVKIIFFDFFLFSTGYKVGPQFFQGLKKNAFPQLMLTVVICVSCLFIAFGVSKIFGYDTGIAAGLLAGAFSESTLIGTASETINNLPIAEMEKTRLINNIPVAYSITYLIGATSFVFFLTTIAPKLLRINLKEESAKLSKTLTGETEHEPGVHTAYQRWIIRAYQITNKEWIGLTIAEFEKINTDLGLAIQRLRHNGELIEPTPDTVINKDDIMVIMAQHGIILKGLSKTIGPEVLDEELLNFPLATMDITVTNKDIAGKSIGEIGKRFGNGLMLDKVTREYHEIPFNSSTVLHKGDVLKVTGKMIQLEIAAKEIGYLDRLSSETDIVFVGIGIVLGGLLGLLSVTVFGISITLTTSGGALVMGLIFGWLHSQTPIFGRIPEAALWIFDNVGLATFIGLVGLAAGPSFISGLQAMGYSIILAGLMVAIVPHVIGLLFGRYVLKMNPIILLGAQTGAGTSTIGLKAIQDASGSKFPVLGYTIPYALGNILLTAWGPIIVSMMN